The sequence below is a genomic window from Ipomoea triloba cultivar NCNSP0323 chromosome 10, ASM357664v1.
GAGGCAGGGTGCGGAACTTGGCCTTTCAGGCCTCCGTCCAACAATCCCCCCAGCCAACTGGTTGGTCCttcaccggcctccgcccaacataTATGTACTTCTAAAAACTTCCTGGTTGAACCTTTGGACGGCTAGGGAgatttttcctttatttcttcattatgtacaataatattatggaAAGCTGTTGAAGCTTATCATAAACATTATTGATccttttggtttttgttttattgCAATTATTCTGCAGTTCAGTATTTAAGCTATAACTCACTGCATTTGTCTTGGGGTTATCTGAGCTAATCTAGAGGCATGAATACTCTAGTTAGTCTGAAAATGTAACAAATAAAATGTGATCTATACAAGGATGATATTCTTGATATATGTCCACTCGATTCTCTGTTTTCTATAGAAATTAGTTATGATAGCTTACAGAAAATTGTTGATCTGCTCCCCTCATCCTCCCTGAACTCTAAAGAAGTATATTCATGGGATCAGGTGTTTCTAAAAGCTATGGCAGAGACTGGGCAAGTAAAGCTTTATGGTGAGCATCCTACTAGGACAGAGACTGCACTCTACAGAGCAAGGCGACACATATACAAAGaagaaaggttttttttttttagtttcgtGTTTGATCTCTAACTTGGCAAAATGTGCTCTATTAGGTGGTGAAAAAATAtgtaggccctgtttggtaaataatcagcctatcagtcaattttggcttatttgaccactattagttggtaaataataagttttttgtaacttcaaaatgctaaaattcaaaaggctactcaaagtagccttttcaattagctttttgagaaaagaaattataccaaacagccatcagctaacagctaatttatcaaacacctttctacaatcagccaatgttatcaacaaatcataccttctaacccaaacagccaacccaatcagctaacagctatttaccaaacaggaccgtAATTTTTTTACAGGCTACAGGCAGAACAAGATAGACTGGAGAAAGATGGTCCAATTGCGTACTACTCAGAGTGGGTTAAAGCTTGGAAGAGAGACACTTCACGTGAAGCTATTCAAAAGCACTTTGAAGAGACTGGAGAAGATGAGAACAAACAGCTCATTGAAATGTTCTGCCATCAAACTGATCGAGAATACCGCATAATGATAGGAACTGATAACCGTATCCGTCGAGATCCTTTAGCCATGAGAATGAGGGAGGATCAGATAAAACAGAGTATCTTCTTAGCTACTTCCTCTCTTTCAGACAAATGAAGTTAAATATCTATAAATCTGCTTTGTGTCCCTGCCATTTTCATCATTCATTTATGCAGTTCTGGCCATAGAGTTTAAGTTATCAGAAGCTACATGATGCTTATAGACTTGACAGGGTTTTTGCCTATTGTTTCTATATGTAAAGTCCTTGTatgctattttactaaaatttattaatttcttttttaataagttGCCACTGATCTCAGCCTTCCATTTGATTAGATTTTGCTTTAACTTGGTATCCATCCACAAACATGTAGTTTATGAATTCTTGTAACTTTACTATAATAATAGAGCTTTGACTATGTTTGTAGAGTAGGTATTAGTTTATGCTGATTGTTCTGTAAAGTATGATAAAATGTCAAACaatattctttcttcttttattgCACTCCATATAGTTTTCTGATAAGTTAACTTGATTTTTGTTGCAGTATGGGGTGGAGATCCCGTTTACCCAACAATAAATTACATTCAAGACCCAAATGAGGTGATCGATTTTAGAGGTCCAGATTTTCACGAACCAACACCAGATATGCTTGCATATCTGAAAGAGGTATGGTGTGATAACTTACACTTGGATCTTTTATTTCTTAAGTGCTTTGTGCTGTTTCTTCTTATATAGCTTTTGTAATTGATTGACATCTTTGtttgatttttacattttaaaacaCACAATGGTTTTAGTAATATGCTGCACAATCAGCTATATGATTCCGTCATAATGTTAATCAAAATGACTCTGTATCTAAGGTGGCCGATTTTTTCCCTTTCTATAAGCATTAACAATTGGTACATTCCCGTGAAAACTAAGAATGTGAAATACTTCTAGAGTTCTAGGAATGTGGGTGATATTGTTGTGTTTTTCTCCTGGATGAAACAGATGTTGTTGGAcagttgtgacttgtgagtccAAGTGTCTATTAATTTCTTGTCAATCTTGGTAGTccaaggtttttttttattttttatttttggttttgaGTAACGAGGGAAACCCGTAGCCACTACCTGAgagtgtgcactgggtaaaccccgccttgtggcCCTatccggcaaaggaccacaaataGGTAAACTAGCCCAGGTTTCCTatagctgatcggctcaaaccaagaaggcaatAGGCAGCTCCCGctgggagtcaaacttgtaaccttgtagttaccaagtgaacagcctgaccaacttggctggggttGCCCCCTAGTCCAAGGTTCTTTGCCTGCATCGGATGAAGACTTTCAAAAATCACTAATAATtttgtgacaaaatataatagaagcGCAcagtttcttttcatttttcatattcaCCATATTCTTAATTGGGGGTTGTTTGAACTAAAATAGATTCACTAAAAAACAGGGGCATGTATAATTGGATGCAGCATAACTTGTGATTATAATGGCTACTTCTTCcaatagtatttttaaaaatatttgtttaatttccAACTATTATTTGATTTAACAATGAATATTTTCTGGTCAGCATCGCAAAATAATTCCAAGAGCGGAGCTAGATGCTATTCTGGCAAAAGAGAAAACAGAAGAAATAGAGGTAACTGTCCTGCAATAATGATTTGTGGCATATGCTAGTTTTATTAAAGCATTTCTAGACGAGTCTTGTAATAAAATTTCATCCCCCACAGTTTCTCATTGTTTAGAGTTCAGtgtcataaattcataatttttttcttgttaATTTCCCCTGTTTTTTTCTGATTCTGCTTATAATTCGTTGACAGTACACAGATATGGATGAAGCCATGGCACAAGCTGTTGACATCGGTGAAAATGATGTCAGTCCATTCTATTACTTATATTATTCGAAacttttatccttttttttttaccccTTTTCGCTAATGAGATATTCTGGAACGAGGTATTTGGAATCATTATGTTGGCTGTAGATTCATCTTTTAAATCTCCAGGATGAAGAAGAGAGTGGAGTTGAAGAGGAGAAAATCTCTCGCAATTGGAGTGTTCTGAAAAGTAATCCTGAGCTTCGCAAGACAAAggtgatttatttatttggtcATATATTTTTTAGCCCCCTTTGTGGGTAGACATTTCACTATATGTTGCACCATTTTTATCCTCGTAAACCAGATAATCTTCATCTTTGGATGTTTGTGGAGTGGAAACTATATGTCTAGAAATTTCTAGTTGTGATAATCAAAGCAGAAAGAACACGGAATGGTAGCACTTGTTCCAGTAGAAAATTATAAACCGAGTAAATGCATTAGTGATGCAGTTGGAGATGAGCCTTCGTGAAAGTTTTGATGTTAGAGAATGCTAGTGGTGGTTGTTTACCTGTTGGTTAACAAGTATAGATCTACTTAAGGATTGGATTGGATGTCCTAATGTTATCTTTTCTGAGATTAGTACGAGAGATGATAAGATCTAGCGTTGTCTATGAATGTTTATGCATTGAAGGCAATATGTAACCTGCATTTCTTCCTTCTCAACATTGCAGCCTAAAccgaaaaaagaaaacatgtcTTTGGATGAAGCTATAGATGATTCTGAAAACTTAACAGACTTCCTCATGGACTTTGAAGGGGATGAGTAACTCTATGCACCTCATGGTCGGAAGGTGAGTAATATCACGCAATAACCACCACCCCCCCTTCCCCTGGCCAGGAAAAAGAAATAATCTACTGAGAACTTGCTTTGTTTTCCATTTGAGCTTATAATAGAGAATGACCTGTAGTTCCCTACCTCATTGCAGGATAAATAGAGATCCATCTCGTTATATGATGAATATGTAGCTTTAAGCGATGTTCTGCTGCATGTCTGCTGACTTGCTGATCATCTGGATAGGAAcctatatatgatatgatatgatgcctTGTCActgaaaaaaattgttataaaattTCGGTTCTTGAGACTAAGTAGCAAGGTTGCATACTTTCATCAGAAATGGATGGTCTGATCTTTGGTCTTTCATGTAGCAAAAAgggagctcctccatcatgtgaatttacttgaggatttagTTTAAATGTAAAGGGTGTTTTACACCCCAAATGATTGTCTTGGTGTAATTAATGCTCCTGTGTTCTTGTGTGACAGTGGATCTATGTAAAAGTTTATGCATTCAGGGCAATCCTACCtgaagggcaaattattgtgtggatcatagttcacatagctgtgtggaccatgaatataaggtacatttttattatacttaaagtacattatttttgtactgaaaatacattatttcatatatatatataaaataatgtactttcagtacttaaataatgtactctaaaataatgtaccttatgtaccaaaataatgtacttttaatatattaaaaatgtactttttatttatggtccacacagctgtgacGACCATGGTCCATGCGATAATGATTGAGCCTGaagttggtcagactgttgATTGGGTAACTACAAAGTTTAAAATGGGCAATCCTAGCTTGAAGTTGGTCAGATTGTTGATTGGGTAATTACAAGGTTTAAAATTTGACTTTCAGTGACAGTTGCCTATAG
It includes:
- the LOC116031516 gene encoding protein PLASTID TRANSCRIPTIONALLY ACTIVE 12, chloroplastic — translated: MASTSSSFFTFRHQDRGPRNMVSVEGVGARRVRCLNLKTSFTGSFPVSVWQFRVVLNYPVKKTLLLPSIKCTSEDKEKKQDSFEQVSVERYPYYSYLDSTSGQLEPASGARASIPGQEYWPEGTASRVRAARAPEPPGVSTGTPSYGKNPGSRRKKHKVSAATSESSVTDVIADNLVELETSDAASEGPKDLSSEYVVYQTEPEEEELTEYELDKRVGNPHPFVDPKVKKPIEKTLTSEQLWWNWRKPDKEQWSRWQRRRPDVETVFLKAMAETGQVKLYGEHPTRTETALYRARRHIYKEERLQAEQDRLEKDGPIAYYSEWVKAWKRDTSREAIQKHFEETGEDENKQLIEMFCHQTDREYRIMIGTDNRIRRDPLAMRMREDQIKQIWGGDPVYPTINYIQDPNEVIDFRGPDFHEPTPDMLAYLKEHRKIIPRAELDAILAKEKTEEIEYTDMDEAMAQAVDIGENDDEEESGVEEEKISRNWSVLKSNPELRKTKPKPKKENMSLDEAIDDSENLTDFLMDFEGDE